CCCCATGGTTCTCCCTCATTGATCTGTAATGCTTTGTTACTGCGAGCGAATAACCGGTTCCGTCACCCACAGCATCACATTTCGAAATCATCATAAATTCATGATCTAAAATTTATTCCATAGGACACTAATATTATTCTCCGACCGATCTGTTATAGAGGGTATCTTTAATCGTAACTCTTGTAAGGTGATTTAAGGCATAATTGTGAAATTTTTACCGGTTCACAAATTGTAATTAAGTTTAACTTAGGCCAAGGTTATGGCATGTCAAAATGTTATATTTTGTCATGTCATCGGAAAGGGCCCTCGAGCGAGGTATATAAAGAGGGAAAAAGATCTCTTTTCCATTGTCGATGCCAATTGTAAGCAATATATTTAAGACATAACATATTGTCATGTTATGCCTTTGCCTATCCCAAAGAGCATGATGATCCAGTCATCACTAAGGAATCTCTCAATTGATTTTTTCGCCGATGGGGAAGTCAATACTATTCTGAATGAGATTAACATGAAAATTGAAAGCGACAGGAGAAGATCTTCCTATCATAAGAGATATCTTCTCCTGGCAAGCTTTCTGTAACGCACGTGAGGAAGGATTGATGAGGTTCTTCTCATCCGGTCTGCCGACATAAACCTATCAACAAATTCAGTCAGGATGAAGACGCTGAAGCAGGGGATGGACAAGAAAACCGGACTGAAGAAGGAGAAGTACAGGATAATACCGCTCCATCCGGTATTAAGAGATATGTACATACAGTATCCCATTGAGATGAACCTGAACTAGAAGTCCGAAGATCTTCTGTTTCACATGAGGAGATAGGTTGCTGATCTCTATTTCAAGAAGCTCCAAGAGAAGGTTGGAATCAGGATCCACGCGCACAAGTTCAGACACATATTCGCGGTGAAGGCCATAATGGATCAGATCTCTCTAAATGTGCTGCAACAATGGTTAGGGTATTCCTCTGTCTTCACGACATCCATATACACCCAGATAACGAGATGGACGCGTAGCCAGGTATCACACCGGTGAAGCCAGTTGAAAGACCGGATATGAGCAGCGTGATCAGAAGCATGTTTTTCCTCCCTATGCGATCACCGTAGTGCCCAAATACAAAGGCTCCCAGAGGCCTCAGGAGAAAACCCAGCGCAAACGTCAGCAGCGTCAGCAGTATTGACACGGCTCTGGAAACCGCTGGATAGAACACGGAGGAGATATATATTGCACCTGATGAGAAGATGAAGATACCGTACCACTCCAGTATGGTTCCGGCCATTGAAGCTCCGATTATCTCATGCGGCGTATTTTTATGTTCCACCTTCGGTTCGATCATGATCAAATATCATGTCATACGATGTATATCTATGTTATTCAGATCAAGCGTCTGTCCAGCGGAGTAAATATTTATAGAAACTGAAGATCCACACCGCATGAACGAAGCCCCTCTCTATATAGGTGTGGATATAGGTGGTACTTTCACTGATATAGTCATATTCGACTCAAAGTCAAATCGGATAAATATTCTTAAGACACCCAGCACACCGTCAAACCCGGAGAAGGCAGTCATAGACGGTCTCCTTTCCATGCATTTGGATCCAGAAAAGGTGAGGATGATAAACCATGCGAGCACGGTTGCAACCAACGCACTCCTCACCAGAACAGGCCTGACACCTTCCGCACTGATAACTAACAGGGGTTTCATCGACATCCTTGAGATTGGGAGGCAGAGGCGAGCCGAGATCTACAATCTCGATTTCCAGAGGCCGGATCCGCTCATAGCTAGAAGATACCGCTTTGGAGTTTCCGGACGGATAGACAGCTCTGGTAGGGTCATTGAAGATCTGAATGAAGAAGAGATATTAAGGATAAGGAAGAAGATTGAAGACTCGGGACTGAAAGGTGTGGCCATATCGCTGATCAATTCCTATCTGAATCCAGTCCATGAGGATAGGATAAAGGAGATCTTCAGCGATTTTGATGGCTACGTCTTCGCCTCTCATGAGGTAGATCCGCAGTATAGGGAATATGAGAGAACAAGCACAACCGTTGTGAACACCGTTCTCTCTGGCATCGTCTCCTCATACCTGCGAAGGTTTCGCGAGGGATTGAAAAACGCTGGCTTCAGATCCGAGATATACATGATGGGATCAAATGGAGGGCTGAGCGCCATAGATTACGCAGAGAGATTACCCATATCCGTCATAGAATCCGGACCGTCTGCCGGAGTTATAGCATCAGCGAATTTCAGCAGGCTCCTTGGAGATGGGAAGGTCATAACATTCGATATGGGTGGGACGACTGCAAAGGCAGGAGTGGTTATCTCAGGGAGACCGGATCTGGCGTACGAATTCGAGGCGGCCGGAAAAACGCACAGCGGGAGATCCATCAAGGGAAGCGGCTATGCCGTGAGGTTCCCGTTCATCGATCTGGCTGAGGTTAGCGCCGGTGGAGGGACGATCGCGTGGATCGATGAAGCTGGATCTCTGCGTGTCGGCCCGAAGAGTGCCGGATCAGATCCAGGT
The Thermoplasma sp. Kam2015 genome window above contains:
- a CDS encoding hydantoinase/oxoprolinase family protein, encoding MNEAPLYIGVDIGGTFTDIVIFDSKSNRINILKTPSTPSNPEKAVIDGLLSMHLDPEKVRMINHASTVATNALLTRTGLTPSALITNRGFIDILEIGRQRRAEIYNLDFQRPDPLIARRYRFGVSGRIDSSGRVIEDLNEEEILRIRKKIEDSGLKGVAISLINSYLNPVHEDRIKEIFSDFDGYVFASHEVDPQYREYERTSTTVVNTVLSGIVSSYLRRFREGLKNAGFRSEIYMMGSNGGLSAIDYAERLPISVIESGPSAGVIASANFSRLLGDGKVITFDMGGTTAKAGVVISGRPDLAYEFEAAGKTHSGRSIKGSGYAVRFPFIDLAEVSAGGGTIAWIDEAGSLRVGPKSAGSDPGPAAYNRGGKDPTVTDADIILGRLNPHHLLGGNMKIYRDLAENALSVKIARPLGIDTIDAASGIIRMINNAMSRAISIVSVERGRDPRGFVMYAYGGAGPLHAAELAADLGIGEIMVPSHPGLFSAYGLLSVDMVRDVSIPFVPNSDIGSAFQSLERISIDNMEKEGLHDPLIERFLDIRYVGQSYEITVPYSENYEETFRTEYRRIYGYVSSDPLEIVSLRIRLTIRMPKIGLIEPEKTTDQEIVERSVYISGKMLDTPVMRWSTGHEGFSGGGPFIIEGYDSTIFVPPGWKFKFDRYLNVRMVRS
- a CDS encoding tyrosine-type recombinase/integrase; amino-acid sequence: MHAHKFRHIFAVKAIMDQISLNVLQQWLGYSSVFTTSIYTQITRWTRSQVSHR
- a CDS encoding MFS transporter is translated as MIEPKVEHKNTPHEIIGASMAGTILEWYGIFIFSSGAIYISSVFYPAVSRAVSILLTLLTFALGFLLRPLGAFVFGHYGDRIGRKNMLLITLLISGLSTGFTGVIPGYASISLSGCIWMS